The Clostridium sp. DL-VIII DNA window ATCCAAATCTATACCATACTTCATTCTTTCTTCCCATATTTGTGATGGGAATATCTTTAACCAATTCAAATTTACATTTTTATATCTAAATCTTTCTACAATGCTTGCTGCATAATCAATAGTCTGAATATAATTATCTACAGTTTCCCATGGGAATCCTATAATAAATGAAAAATACACTTTTTTCATTAAATCATACTTTTCAAATAGTTTAATTTTTTCTTCTAGCAATTCTATTGTTAAACCTTTATTAATTGCTTTTAAGCCTTCATTATAGCCACATTCAACTCCAATGGCCACTCTTGTAATTTGTGGATAACTTAGTAGTTCAATTAATTTTTCATTTTTCAAGTCAGATGCTCTTGCTTCAATAGTTAATCTAATATCTTTGTTATTTTCAAATATATGTTGTAAAATCTTAATTGCTCTATCATTATCAACTGTAAAGCAATCGTCTACGATATATACATATGGATGCAAAAAATTTTTCTTATACTTATGTACTATTTTTAATACACGTTCAGCAGCCCAATCAGCATCATAACCAACCCAATTATGCTTATGCGGTATTGAGCAGAATCTACAACCATATCTACATCCCCTTGATGTCTCTATAGGAATTATCCCATACACATCTTTAGGTACATAAGAAAAATTAGGATACGGTAACTCTTTTATCTCTTCTCTATCTAATCTTTCTGCTTCTCCATTTTTAACAATTTGACCACCCTCTTTCCAGACAAGGCCTAACACATTCGCATATTCTCCATTCGTTTCAATTGTATTAACTAACTTAAGCAATGATTTTTCACCATCACCAGCTAGTACAAAATCTGCTTTTGTACTAGCCAATACATATTTATAGAAATAAGTTGGATGTAAACCTCCTACTACGATTTTTTTATTAGGGTAAATTTTTTTAATCACTTTTATAGCTATTACAGTCATAGACCAATTGAAAGTATTGCTTGAAATTGACACTAAATCTGTGTTTTTCAATCTCTTCTTAAAAAAATCAATTAGCTTTTCACAATTCTCATCCTCAACTGGATTTAGTTTCCTTATATAGAATGGATCAATTATGTCAACTTCATGACCATTTATACGTAAAATTTCTCCCAACAAGTATATTGCTGTTGGTGGTATAATTGCCATACCAGGCTTGTCTACCTTGTGATAAACAGGCATACTAATTACCGTTACTTTCATATACAATTCAAGATATTTATAAAATAATATCCTTTCCTCCTTAATAGTGAATTTATTGTATTTTTTAACCTTTTATAAAAATTCTGTAACTATTCAGCTACTTACAATTACATACTTACATAATAATAAAATAAAGTAAATATTTATAGAATAAAACGCATAAAAACATACATAAATGGAAATAATTAATAATTCTATTCTATTTGTAACTATTCAGCTATTAAAGAATTTTAATATAAGTGGTATTATTAATTTCTAAAAACCCTTTCTATTATCATTAGTTTTTGTTATTATAAACACATCTTGTATAAACTAATGATAAGGTGGTGACTTTCGTGAGCGAAGGCAAAATCATTGAAATCTATAACAAAGGAATATCTGAGGTTATAGGTTTGATTAAAGAACTATCCAATCAAATAAAGGAACAAAGTGCAAATATAGATCAGCTTTCTAAGGAAAATAAAGCTTTAAATGAGCGTGTCAAATCGTTAGAAAATCAAGTTAATAAAAATAGTAATAATAGTAGCAAACCACCATCGTCAGATGGTTTCAAAAAGAAAACTAAAAGTCTAAGAACTAAATCTGGTAAAACTCCAGGTGGTCAGAAAGGTCATGAAGGTAAAACTCTTGAACTTAGTGATAATCCAGATGAAATAATAATACATATAGTAGATAAATGTGATATTTGTGGAGAATCCTTACAGGATGTATCTCCGGAAAGACACATTATTCGCCAAGTTGTGGACATACCAGAAATAAAAGTTAAAGTTACTGAGCATAGAGCCGAAGTGAAAAAATGTCCAAAGTGTAGAAGAAAAAATACCGGTAAATTCCCTGATGGAATAACTAATAGTTTTCAATATGGAGAGAAAGTAAAAGCTGTATCAGTTTATTTAACTCAATATCAGCTGATTCCATATAAAAGGGGTTCAGAATTAATTTTTGATATGTTTGGTATTAACTTAAGTCAAGGAACAATGGTTAATTTTAATGATTATTGCCATGAGAACTTAAAAACCGTTGAGGACAATATAAAAAACTCAATAATTAATTCTCAAGGTGCTGTTCATTTTGATGAAACTGGAATATCTATAGATAAAAAACGTCAATGGCTCCACGTAGCTTCCAATGATAGATATACATATTATGAAGCACATCAAAAACGTGGTAAAGAAGCAGTTGATGATATAAATATTCTATCTAATTTTACCGGAACAGCAGTTCACGACTGCTGGAAGACTTATCACCAATATTCTAATTGTGATCATGCCTTATGCAACGCTCACATTTTAAGAGAGTTAAATGGTATATCTGAGTTAGAAAAACAACAATGGGCAGAACCAATGAAAAATCTATTGATAGAAATAAAAAAAGAAGTAAATTTATCTTGGAATACAGCCAATGCTTTAACCTTAGATAAAATTGAAACCTTTGAAAAAAGATATGCTAACGTACTAGCAGATGGCTTCAAAGAAGATTATATTGCAAATAGTGAGTCATACTCCAAAGAGAAATCTAAGAAAAGTACTAGCCTTAATCTACTTAATAGATTAAGTAAATATAAAGACCAAATACTTGCCTTTATGTATGACTTTGATATACCTTTTGATAATAATCTTGCAGAGCGAGACCTGCGCATGACTAAAGTTAAACAAAAAATCTCTGGAACATTTAGAAGTAAAGATGGTGCAAAAGCATTTACTAGAATTCGTGGATATGTATCCACTGTTCGAAAAAATGGATTAAACGCTCTAGATTGTATAAAATCAGCATTTACTTCAAATATTCTAGATCCGACCTTAGTGTAACTAAGATATTTTCATGGGGTATTAGTTAAGTTGATACACTTATTTGTCATATCTAAAATTATACTTACTAAAAATTAAATTACTAGAGCTGAATAGTTACAAAATTCTTATATTTAGAATATACATCCTGTTTTATAGAATAATGCCACTTTTGGCTATTTTTGTCTACAAATTTTAAACAATAAAAAACATATAATGAAAATCTTACCACCCATATGAGATATTTTTTAATAATTAAATATAAATCCAAAATATAAAGGCTCATTTGCAATATTATAAACATACATCAAAGATGAATAATTTTTAAGAGCTTCGCTGACATTATTAAATATACATTTACAAGAGTTATAATCACTCTTATTGTCGTAAAGCAAAAAAGAGAAAAACCGCATCCATCTGAACTTGGTTCTTCTCTATTATCTAAATATTCTATTAAATTTCACACTTATTTATAATCGGCTCATCATTTATAATTCAAAATTATTAGAAAACATAAATAAACCCACGAAAATCCAATAAAATGATTTTCGTGGGTTTATTGGTGGAGGCGAGGGGTGTCGAACCCCTGTCCGAAAGCAGCTGAATTTACCTTTCTCCGAGTGCAGTCTAACTTTTAAGATTCCCCAAAAGCATCGCCATTAGACAAGCTATACTTTCCGGTAGCTTCATAAATACCCCTTTAGCTCAAAGCTTTGCTAAACTTCGTTTCCTACTTAATGACACCAGTTATCCAAGCCGTAGGCAGCAAGGGCTGATGAGTAGCTTTAAACTAAGCTGCTAATGCAAAATTGTCTTCTGCGTTTACATTTAATGCATACTTGATTAACGAGGATACATGCTTCCCTCGACTCGCTTAATAAACCCATCCCACCCCCGTCGAAGCCAAAACGCCCCCATGGTTTAAGATGGTTTAATAACATATTCAATTTTCAAAGAATGTTCATCTTGCATAGTCTATTCTATCTCAATCACTGCATACTGTCAACTGGAACATTGTAACTCAGTTTGAAATGAAACCATTTATTTTATCTCTATTGCAACCATAGTACAATCATCCTTTAGATTTCCAAATTCTAATATGGTATCATCCAAAAACTGATCTATGTAATTTTTAAATTCAAAAATATTTACATCTTTCATATAGTTTTGCACAATCTTATCTTCATCTAATATAAAATCTAATCCGTCGCTAAAAAATATAAACTTATCTCCTTGTTTAAATTTGATAACTTTCTCAGAAAACTCGCTATCTTCAAACATACCCAAGAAAGTTCCTTCAACTATTTCTTCCTGAACTTCATCTCTTTGAAAAATAAATTGATTTATTCCGGCACCAACAGCCTTAAGCTCACCTTTATTAAAATCCATACTAAAACAACATACTGCAATATAATTTTCTTCATAATAATCTATCAATTTTTTATTTAAATTCATCACTATTTCCATTGGTTCATAAGTAGCAGCTATCTCCTGAGCACATAACATATCAAATGCAGATATACTAAGTGCTGCTGAAATTCCCTTCCCCCTGACATCTCCAAGCACTCCAACTATTAAATTTTCATCTATTCTATAAATGCGATAGAAATCACCACTGACTGTCTTAGCTGGCATATATGTTGTAGCAATATTAACTTTATCTTTAGCCGGAAAATCATTTTGCAAAGTCTTTCTTTGAAATTCGGCTGCTTTATTTAATTCTTTCTTAAACTCCGTTATATCCCTTATTATTGCAATAATAGCTGGATTTCCTTCATAAGATATGTAACTATAAGAAATTTGCAGATTTGCTATCTTATCACCTGGGAAAATAAATTCGTAATCTGAGATTTCTTTTAATTTTTTATTTAATAATATATTTCTAAATTTCTTATGTAGAGATTTCACGTACTTTTCCTGAAAATACTTATATATATTACTTCCTATTATTCCAACATGCTTTACATTAAGTAAGTTTAGCAGATTATATGCTTCCTGATTTGCTAAAACAATTAAATTATCCACAATTATAACTACAGCATCTGGTATGCTGTTGATAACTTGTTTATATCTATCTTCACTTTCCTTACGTATTTTATCTAATATTTTCTTTTCTGTAACATCCCTAAGTCTTTCTACAATATATAGTATTTCTCCGTTCTCACCTAAAACTGGACTATAGCAGACATCCATAAATTTATTTAATTCTGGAATATATTTTTCCTTTGATATCATATTTTTATTTTCTACAACTTCTTCAAAGGAACAATCTAAACATCTTTCATTTCTTCCTAAAATTTCATAGCACTTTTTACCTTTAATTTCACTTGGCACTTTACTATAAAAATTATACCCAGCTTCATTAAAAAAACTTATTGTATAATCAGGATTATACACTTTTATTATATCTGGAATTCCATTAAGTACCCCACTTATCTCCTTTTCCAATAGCTGCTGTTCCCTGCTCGTAATAGCATTTGTGACATTATAATTTTTTTCACTTTTCTTCAAATTCAAAGCCTCGGTTCCGTCTTTTTCCTCACACATAAACTAGAAATCCTTTCAACATTACTTATCTTAATTTTTACTACAAAACATATAAACATATAGATAAACAAACTATACATTAGCCTTATTATACAGACTAATTATTCATAGTTGTTGAATTCTTGTGTATGCTTACACCAGAAATTACATACATATTTGTGCAAGAGGCATTTGAAATTGAGCTACTCTAAGGTTCTTAAGTAGTGAACCAAAATCTATGATTTTGTGTGAATCACTTACTCAGTGAACGAATGTGAGTCGAGTTTCCTCTGCAGCTTGTTCCATTTACTGCTTGTCACGAACTTGCTTCGGGAACATGCAGAAATGGTTACAAGCTCCCATTTAGAACCTTCCAGCGAAAATTTCATAAGTCCGCTGGAACAAATATGTATGTAATTTCGGTAAGCCACCACCTAATTCTAAAATCAAAGTTGTTTACCTATAAAGTTGGATATCTATATTTATGTACTAACTAAGGGCATATTTCGAATACTCTATCTAATCTTGTTAATTTGAATAATTTTTCTACTTCAGGTCTTAATGTCTTTAATTTAATGCTTCCACCTTTTTCTACGCACTTTTTATAAATAGATACTAATGCGCCAAGGCCTGTACTATCTATAAAATCACATTGGCTAAAGTTGAAAACAAAATTTTTCTGCCCTTTTTCTATCAACTTATTTATTTCAATTCTAAAGCTTGCTACTTCATCTACAATGAAATTTTTAGGTATATTTATAACTGTACTATTTTCCATCATTATCACCTCATAGTTTAAATCTTTCCACAAGTTTAGTTAATTCTTCAGACATTGCACTTGTCTCCTGCGCT harbors:
- a CDS encoding SpoIIE family protein phosphatase codes for the protein MCEEKDGTEALNLKKSEKNYNVTNAITSREQQLLEKEISGVLNGIPDIIKVYNPDYTISFFNEAGYNFYSKVPSEIKGKKCYEILGRNERCLDCSFEEVVENKNMISKEKYIPELNKFMDVCYSPVLGENGEILYIVERLRDVTEKKILDKIRKESEDRYKQVINSIPDAVVIIVDNLIVLANQEAYNLLNLLNVKHVGIIGSNIYKYFQEKYVKSLHKKFRNILLNKKLKEISDYEFIFPGDKIANLQISYSYISYEGNPAIIAIIRDITEFKKELNKAAEFQRKTLQNDFPAKDKVNIATTYMPAKTVSGDFYRIYRIDENLIVGVLGDVRGKGISAALSISAFDMLCAQEIAATYEPMEIVMNLNKKLIDYYEENYIAVCCFSMDFNKGELKAVGAGINQFIFQRDEVQEEIVEGTFLGMFEDSEFSEKVIKFKQGDKFIFFSDGLDFILDEDKIVQNYMKDVNIFEFKNYIDQFLDDTILEFGNLKDDCTMVAIEIK
- a CDS encoding IS66 family transposase — its product is MSEGKIIEIYNKGISEVIGLIKELSNQIKEQSANIDQLSKENKALNERVKSLENQVNKNSNNSSKPPSSDGFKKKTKSLRTKSGKTPGGQKGHEGKTLELSDNPDEIIIHIVDKCDICGESLQDVSPERHIIRQVVDIPEIKVKVTEHRAEVKKCPKCRRKNTGKFPDGITNSFQYGEKVKAVSVYLTQYQLIPYKRGSELIFDMFGINLSQGTMVNFNDYCHENLKTVEDNIKNSIINSQGAVHFDETGISIDKKRQWLHVASNDRYTYYEAHQKRGKEAVDDINILSNFTGTAVHDCWKTYHQYSNCDHALCNAHILRELNGISELEKQQWAEPMKNLLIEIKKEVNLSWNTANALTLDKIETFEKRYANVLADGFKEDYIANSESYSKEKSKKSTSLNLLNRLSKYKDQILAFMYDFDIPFDNNLAERDLRMTKVKQKISGTFRSKDGAKAFTRIRGYVSTVRKNGLNALDCIKSAFTSNILDPTLV
- a CDS encoding radical SAM protein, encoding MKVTVISMPVYHKVDKPGMAIIPPTAIYLLGEILRINGHEVDIIDPFYIRKLNPVEDENCEKLIDFFKKRLKNTDLVSISSNTFNWSMTVIAIKVIKKIYPNKKIVVGGLHPTYFYKYVLASTKADFVLAGDGEKSLLKLVNTIETNGEYANVLGLVWKEGGQIVKNGEAERLDREEIKELPYPNFSYVPKDVYGIIPIETSRGCRYGCRFCSIPHKHNWVGYDADWAAERVLKIVHKYKKNFLHPYVYIVDDCFTVDNDRAIKILQHIFENNKDIRLTIEARASDLKNEKLIELLSYPQITRVAIGVECGYNEGLKAINKGLTIELLEEKIKLFEKYDLMKKVYFSFIIGFPWETVDNYIQTIDYAASIVERFRYKNVNLNWLKIFPSQIWEERMKYGIDLDESVYDNHNFSTDLYIFKRTHPRVNRYARDFIFDYLKQYEERGICLFNG
- a CDS encoding STAS domain-containing protein, coding for MENSTVINIPKNFIVDEVASFRIEINKLIEKGQKNFVFNFSQCDFIDSTGLGALVSIYKKCVEKGGSIKLKTLRPEVEKLFKLTRLDRVFEICP